Part of the Candidatus Saccharimonadales bacterium genome, GTTATAACCACGACCTCAGGCCGTTTGGCGAGGGCCGGGTTGTAGGCCGCCAGCTCACCACGAATCGTCTCGTACGCTTTAACTACGTCTTCATCATAGATATCGACAAGATGCAGTAGGACGCGCGTCCGTTCAATATGCTTTAGAAACTGATCTCCAAGGCCCTTGCCCTGGCTCGCTCCTTCAATGAGACCAGGAATATCGGCGATCAGCAGTGTCGACTCTCCGACGGTGGCAACACCCAGATTTGGGGTTAAGGTCGTAAACGGATAGTCAGCAATTTCGGGACGGGCATTGCTAACGACGGACAGAAAGGTCGATTTACCGGCGTTAGGCAGGCCGACCAATCCGACATCGGCCAGAAGTTTCAGTTCAAAAGTCATCTCTCGAGGCTCACGTCGCTCCCCTATCTCCGCTATCTTCGGCGCTTGACGTGTCGAAGAGATAAAGTGGGCGTTACCAAAGCCGCCCCGACCGCCCTCGTCAACTACAAACTCAGCGCCGTTTTCGGCCAGATCGCCAATCTGTTTGTCATCTTCAAGGACCACTGTTCCGACTGGCACTTTGATACGTAAGTCAGCTCCGTTCTTACCATGACGCTTGCGTTTAGCGCCAGCCTCACCGTTCTCAGCAAAGAGTTCCTGCTTATAGCGAAAGCCACTAAGGGTGTTGGTGTTTGGATCTGCAACTAAGATAACGTCACCGCCATTGCCCCCATCACCACCGTCCGGACCACCTTTTTCGACGAATTTCTCATGTCGAAAGCTTACCGACCCGTCGCCACCACTGCCGGCTTTAACTCTGACTGTGACTCTATCTACAAACATTGTCACCTACTTTTCTTACATGGGAAAGTGTACCACGATAACTAGGGTGATTGCGTAACTTTTACAGATAGTGCACACTGGTTATGTTAATCGATCACCTAGAAAGCCACGTATGCAAGATGATGGTCTCAGACAACGGATCGGCGAAGCCCAGCGTTTAAGTCGAGAACACGGGGGCGCCGAGCATATACCCGCAGCGGCTCTGGCAGCCATTGCCTATGCAAGAGTCCAGGGTCCTGACGGAGAATTCAGACTATTGCCGCAGGAGCGGCTTGGCGGTCTAAGCGCAGAACAGTACGAGCAAGAGCTACATGCGGGACATGAAGCCTTAACCCGACCTCCTTTCGAAGTCATCGGTGGCCAAGTTGCCACCGAAGGTGGCTATGCAGCCCGAGTTAACGCAGATGTCTTGATAGGGCGAGTCGCTGAAACGGTTGAAGTTATATGTGACGAAACCGCAGACTTCGGCTGGCTCCCAGATGACGACCCGCTCGTAAGGGGCCTCATACCACGTATCGATAATCCGAACCTCTATGTCAAACAGGGCGATAGATACATGAAAGTAGCCCTCTCATTGACAGCGAGAGGCATCAAAGATCACATTCACGATCTTGATCTTGGTTCGCGAAAGAAAGTAGACTTTCTCCCAGCCGTATTTGATATTGATATCAACGAAATTGAGAAGTACACACCAGCTCAGGCGGCCCAGATTTGGACAGAACTGGAGAGGCTCAAATCACAACTGACAGATGTTGAGGTTCTCGAACAGGCTTGTGATGAGGCCTTCTCAGAGACATACATCGACGAAGCCGAGACGAGCGAGCCGTACTGGGCGACAACCTACGAGCTGCCCGAAGAAGCCGACGTCAACAACCTTACTCGAGAACAGCGCTTCGCTATTGCGCTTGTTCCATATCGGGACCTACTCACTCGGCAAGGATTTGCGGATGTGGCGGCACAACTTGAAGGAATGACCACAGGTGCAGAGATTCGGTCCGTTTTGGTGGCGGCCCAAGGGTCAAATGTACTTCGCGGCGAGTATAAAGTGCGCGAGAAAGAGCTCAAACGACGGCGACAGGCTCTTACCGACCAGGACGATATATTCCAGAATCACCGTGAGATGACAGCCCTTCAGGCCGAGCTAAAAGAGAGACTATCACTGTTGCGACTGATGAATAGATACTTCAACGCTCCGAGCGAGTATGCACAGCTTACCACTCGGAGGATAAACGAGCTTCAGAAGATGCTCGTTGCAGATGCAGGGCAGTATGAGTTCGCGACCATTCAGCTTGATGCCCGGCCTGATCCCGAGAAGGATCGAAACCCCGGAGCCATTAGCGGAGACTGTACTGAAGGCAAACCCTTACCATTCGCAGAACCGATAGGTCTTCATAACGTTAAGGTTAACCTAGACGGCGAGTACAGGGGGAACATCTATCTTTTACGAACGCAGACAGAGGCAGGAGGGTCGGCCTGGCATCTTGACGCCATCCAGATACCATCTCACCTCATCCAGTGGTCAAGCTTTCCCGAAAACCTTGTCAATCTTCTGGCTGCCGAGGCACGGAAGAGCGGGGTCCGGTATATAACAATCAATGCCTATCCACTGCATATGTCCAACTACACATATATCAGTTCCGCGTTCCTCGAGTATCTCGGGTTACCCGAATCCCTTGATTCAGCCGGGGTGTACGACGTAGAGGAGATCCAGAGAAGCCGCACCAAAGAGGTAAAGGTCAAGTTTCCTGATGTTGATACGGGTAAGTACACTAACTTCCAGGGTGCCAACTCAAGCCAGCTTGTCCTCTACGAAAACGAGGAGGAGCCTGGAGCTCTGAGAGCCGCTTAGATTGAAGTGGTCTAATGGATGAAGTTATAGAGGCCGGCATCTGAAGCGGGCAGTGTCCGCTGGTCGACAACGTCCCAGCCCGCGTAGTTCATCTCTGAGATAGTGAAGCTGCCATCCGAGTTGACTGATTCGACAAAGGCAACGTGGCCATACCCGCCGTAACCACCGGCCGTCTGCATAACAGCACCATACGACGGGGTGTGATTGACGGTCAGACCCATGGCTTCAGCTCCGTCGGCCCAGGTTGAGGCGTTACCCCAATTGTTAGGTACCGGGTCACCTATCTGCTGCCGCCTGAGTGCGGCCCAGTAGGTACAGTAACCGAAGGCATAGCCGTCGCCACCAAAGACAGGTCCGGTTCCGAAGGAGAAGCCGGCTCCGCTGCTAGCAGAGACTGAAGCCGATGACGAGTGTGAGGCACCTGGCTGCTCATCGGCAGGCAGAACGCCGTTCGGTACTACTATGACTTGACCTGCCTGGACACCTGTCAACTCATCATCATTTTCGGCAATAATCTGATTCGGATCGGAGTGGAACTTATCGGCGATCGACTGGGCCGTATCGCCGGAGGAGACGGTGTAGACAACTCCGTTAACAGCTGGCACCCAGATCTGCTGGCCAGGGGTTAATGTATCTGAGGTTAGATCGTTAGCCCAACGGATGGTCTGGTCGGTCAATCCAAAAGCGGCCGCAACCGTAGCAGCTGAATCTCCCGGCCTGACGATATACTTATTGACCCCGAGCGGTAGACTCTGAGTAACGAGCTGGGGTTTGGTCACGTAGGTGTCCTGCGATTGGGCTAGAGCAGTCTTGACCGCTACTGTGTCGGCAACTTCTTTGACGTTGTTAACAACGAGCAGGTTGGCGCTGGTAGCCACGTTGGCAGCGGCAGTAACAGAGGCGACTTGGTCGACTGTTGGTGTCTGGCTACTGTTTTCAATAGCCATGACGATACCACTCTGGGAGGCACCATTCTGAGATGGTTGATAGCCAAAAGCCAGGATTGTAACAACGACGAGAAAGAGGAGGCCATTCGATAAGACGGCTGGAGATTTTAGCTTTCTGACAAAGCCTAAGAAGCCTGGAGAGCGTTTGGCGACAGCCTCGGGTACGTGCACTTTCTGCTGTACCTTCTGCAGCTGCTCTCTGGCAAATGTGGTGTCCACCCCTGGGGCGGCCTTCTTCGGGCCTTTGATATCGAACATCTTCCTCTTTTGCGCCTATGCGCTTAGTTCAAGAGTGTTTTTGATCAATTTTTAATGTTTCAGTTTTTTAGCGTTAGCTACACAAGCAGCAAACGCTTGGCTTATATTTTACTCGTTTCAGAGAGGCCAGTCAATCGACCGCAAGCATCTTCGTCCCTGTTATTGGCAGAGCTTTGTGCAGTATTGTTGAGTGTTGGCTTGCTGCTGGGCCTGGGTATAGCTGAAGTGGAGCACCCCGTTGTCTCCGGCTACAAAATAGAGGTAGCTGGTGTTTGACGGGTTGGCGACTGCTTCAAGGGCAGCCAGGGAGATATTGCCGATCGGCCCCGGCGGTAGACCAGGATTGATCCGGGTGTTATACGGCGAGCTGATGTTGAGATCCGGAGCGATACCTGCCAGATGTGATGCGTAGATGAAGGTGACGTCCGAACCAAGCGGCATATTGGCTTTAAGACGGGAGATAAAGACCTGGGCGACAGTCTGCTGGTCCTGATAGCTACTAGCCTCTTGTTGGACAACTGAAGCCAGCGTTATACCTTGGTAGAGCGTGAAGCCTTCGGTCTGAAGTTTGGGGATGATATCGTTTGCTTGGATCTGAGTATAGAAGTCGTCAAAAGACTTCTGGAGTAGTTGCTGGGGTGTCGTCTCAACGGTCAGCTCGTAGGTGTCCGGGAAGACATAGCCCTCAAGGCTTGTACCTGCCGGTTTGCCGGCAAAGAGTGGCCCGCT contains:
- the obgE gene encoding GTPase ObgE, translated to MFVDRVTVRVKAGSGGDGSVSFRHEKFVEKGGPDGGDGGNGGDVILVADPNTNTLSGFRYKQELFAENGEAGAKRKRHGKNGADLRIKVPVGTVVLEDDKQIGDLAENGAEFVVDEGGRGGFGNAHFISSTRQAPKIAEIGERREPREMTFELKLLADVGLVGLPNAGKSTFLSVVSNARPEIADYPFTTLTPNLGVATVGESTLLIADIPGLIEGASQGKGLGDQFLKHIERTRVLLHLVDIYDEDVVKAYETIRGELAAYNPALAKRPEVVVITKIEGHTKADISTATDLLKQVVPPKTPIRAVSSQAGTGIKELLFETLAAVTKASLKPRALKKVDDSVAVIELPASAKDDAWRVERREAGVFVVRGVKIEGFAARTNFDSGPGLDRLKVIMRKMGIMHELERLGVKPGNTVIV
- a CDS encoding CHAP domain-containing protein, translating into MFDIKGPKKAAPGVDTTFAREQLQKVQQKVHVPEAVAKRSPGFLGFVRKLKSPAVLSNGLLFLVVVTILAFGYQPSQNGASQSGIVMAIENSSQTPTVDQVASVTAAANVATSANLLVVNNVKEVADTVAVKTALAQSQDTYVTKPQLVTQSLPLGVNKYIVRPGDSAATVAAAFGLTDQTIRWANDLTSDTLTPGQQIWVPAVNGVVYTVSSGDTAQSIADKFHSDPNQIIAENDDELTGVQAGQVIVVPNGVLPADEQPGASHSSSASVSASSGAGFSFGTGPVFGGDGYAFGYCTYWAALRRQQIGDPVPNNWGNASTWADGAEAMGLTVNHTPSYGAVMQTAGGYGGYGHVAFVESVNSDGSFTISEMNYAGWDVVDQRTLPASDAGLYNFIH
- the mltG gene encoding endolytic transglycosylase MltG, yielding MQNNKIRPHPILDEANHIVAHKKKGWSPGGFVQRIVRSRLTILVVFVAIVIVAIVGSALYTLHWYHDSLKPVSSISRRVQVTVVAGDGPGQVANLLASKGLIRDATTFKWYVDHSLAKTELQAGTYLFSPSYSVQRMVTMMVNGQVDTYQITLLPGKYLTQIESSFEDAGFSSSSVQAAFAGSYSGPLFAGKPAGTSLEGYVFPDTYELTVETTPQQLLQKSFDDFYTQIQANDIIPKLQTEGFTLYQGITLASVVQQEASSYQDQQTVAQVFISRLKANMPLGSDVTFIYASHLAGIAPDLNISSPYNTRINPGLPPGPIGNISLAALEAVANPSNTSYLYFVAGDNGVLHFSYTQAQQQANTQQYCTKLCQ